A DNA window from Synchiropus splendidus isolate RoL2022-P1 chromosome 2, RoL_Sspl_1.0, whole genome shotgun sequence contains the following coding sequences:
- the LOC128754481 gene encoding uncharacterized protein LOC128754481 isoform X3 — protein MAAVQCSRCTAERRGFRRELDSWRYKLIHCVGFESILEGIYGSMLMRDLNLFDDCEPEELDDWSPESSVSHCTFCNLPIDRDQVPSAVSPLSSPSDYSPCQPPTISESSQRAHRFLQSVFHKKDVNIGGDSSIPLIAQELMKKMIHKFALEYASKCLLDTSASVVTAGESLPSPETIDGPLDLTVSRVQVVKEKEPEPDGVLDLSKRNAVQAATAASNDKSSGCCLPSELGHQQKKHHKNSPLNAVLSSLCPAHGSLLYQVLKLANQERLLPYADPNRSKCQRFCCCGHRCEVTSPLSMAICKTGAHDCVPSFPLSEEYDKYISNDGQGDCKCDDLAHQFALKQSNTPAISMCCCHQRCGMEMCSKGRPYLHCQSVDVDHICKIVGGCASCPSLAPSLGPPPPVCCSKANPYPNCRSRHSCKTQTKTRIKQELDDSHCPVLKRERSPSPPPLSPVPSDMHMKSHEKPPCLLHQPHEGPRLLGKAHVTSCCQEERLDSTKEEPACPMWTAHVPNGSSLQDVMMRFSEKLDTIRPLDKGQPHVAEKPQAPCVPASQKPHFRADTHLTEIITTVLHTGSASDYNLSELFNRQDSKESISPNTRSRRRQEVLAAIAKPPTDASARRQTLNIKRELAQYYNRRKVLPSKCAGRKNGCHSKSLDAGETQGKMATEELQLSKAQEMEREITMNKSDNGGVNVDPCSLDPKMLSKERDSDRSKASDLEEKGVTHVESRRSRRNIVPPQRFSSYVTEPRKMFFVACFSENIFNQRAREDNCLTPPSSDKNMYSTVTVSGPQNVSHCSQVNQQYVAFCSKSDSQIPKPLETLHGKRKAQTQSPDGQTDGCDSSVRKLRTSPRRQKIAKTESPDMDLNISTVCENSATSPVQYTSPIKLMLVSPVKDKEGLKYSLKTAPSGLDEHPQEPFDPCVESSWSGTALKSTDASTHLEPVSSALKSTTLRKISSSPSKSPVKSNSTSSPVKSPSSSVSSGSSPAKLPLSPKSVSPKTVSRRSPDLSPARRLHETSPGKSGHDSTPKRRRGRPKKFRAQLETKIKRPIGRPRKQKASESATAPPTLDKNNLHDDPLNKNLKITVVYGRSRRNKRTVSESFDPIQMEFKDVCQAGTRSSSRFSSASLKLSENLINTEQSIGPLMQSTNVKCPKHCDAQPARKPGRPAKVKISGISVTVATMSPKQRKIKMKKESRESPAAVRQKRATAFRSTKDSCLTARQSRRGPPQEEAEMRDKNKDRQKNRSAPVRYSKRVRKPSIYFLHAVASASSRSHSHSNALLRRSKQLLLNKASSEMKQEEQRVCVEDERRGQKKSSSQNVSKMAEVSVDSIFTQRNPPRWWASSTEEMALNQELIQQIQLISGSWVSMKSTNEKGKEMKTKASTDGDGSLEHSYLVKALFDCPRDKPWSCSTQQLRSWFMQTTETKSLNIIKKASSRNPYEVMHFSRPVSKKSSCSSPQAERLRKHVKKFARAVPQSPSQHRAALRRQDVRRKISTLKHNVRRRLFSHKRQTQGAKREVRGGNYLMVLSRAKKRFQTRDERKVWLKRQRNNKRKKVVTLKVEAGRLMHRRNRSQTQEQVDAHKEPKHCTKAWSPETLKDCRVFLKKIDLAHHRTPERPDSSTVTLDDRSRVGGVKAVKRKRMTTRSARKSALERDKRPATRQKGKSRSPKVGSPEPPPAKMMRQSRMRGLTGPRWCDFVFGNYPNS, from the exons ATGGCGGCCGTGCAGTGCTCCAGATGCACGGCAGAAAGGAGAGGGTTTCGGCGAGAACTTGACTCGTGGCGATACAAATTGATCCATTGCGTTG gGTTTGAAAGTATTCTGGAGGGAATATATGGCTCAATGCTAATGAGAGATCTTAATTTATTCGATG ACTGTGAACCTGAAGAACTGGATGATTGGTCCCCAGAGTCGAGTGTCTCTCACTGCACATTCTGCAACCTTCCCATAGACAGA GATCAAGTACCCTCAGCCGTCTCACCCCTCTCATCCCCATCTGATTACTCTCCTTGTCAACCTCCAACAATCTCTGAAAGCAGCCAAAGAGCTCACAGGTTTCTTCAGTCTGTGTTCCACAAGAAAG ATGTGAACATTGGCGGCGATTCCTCCATTCCACTGATTGCCCAAGAACTCATGAAGAAGATGATACACAAATTTGCTCTGGAATATGCGTCCAAGTGCCTGCTAGACACAAGTGCAAGTGTTGTGACAGCAGGAGAGTCATTGCCTTCACCTGAAACAATTGATGGACCTCTGGATCTCACCGTTAGTCGCGTCCAAGTAGTGAAGGAAAAAGAACCTGAACCAG ATGGTGTACTTGACCTCTCCAAAAGAAATGCAGTCcaggcagcaacagcagcgtCTAATGATAAAAGCTCAGG CTGCTGTCTGCCGTCTGAACTCGGACATCAACAGAAGAAGCATCACAAGAACTCGCCATTGAATGCTGTTCTAAGTTCTCTTTGTCCAGCACATGGTTCCTTGCTCTACCAAGTGTTAAAGTTGGCAAACCAGGAAAGACTGCTGCCCTATGCTGATCCCAATCGCTCAAAATGTCAAAGGTTTTGCTGCTGTGGGCATCGATGCGAAGTTACCAGCCCACTCTCAATGGCAATATGTAAAACAGGTGCCCACGACTGCGTACCGTCCTTCCCTTTATCTGAAGAGTACGACAAATACATATCGAATGATGGTCAAGGAGACTGCAAGTGCGATGACCTCGCCCACCAGTTCGCTTTGAAACAAAGCAACACTCCTGCAATCTCCATGTGCTGCTGTCATCAGCGATGTGGGATGGAAATGTGCTCAAAAGGTCGGCCTTATTTACACTGCCAAAGTGTGGATGTAGATCATATCTGCAAAATAGTTGGTGGATGTGCATCCTGTCCGTCACTTGCTCCAAGTTTAGGCCCACCTCCCCCTGTGTGCTGTAGCAAAGCCAATCCGTACCCTAACTGTCGATCAAGACATTCTTGTAAAACACAAACgaaaacaagaataaaacagGAGTTGGACGACTCTCATTGTCCAGTCCTCAAGAGAGAGCGTAGTCCGTCCCCTCCCCCTCTTTCTCCAGTCCCCTCAGACATGCATATGAAAAGTCACGAAAAGCCCCCGTGCCTTCTTCACCAGCCTCATGAGGGTCCTAGATTACTGGGCAAAGCCCATGTGACCTCTTGCTGTCAGGAAGAGCGTTTGGACTCAACAAAAGAAGAGCCAGCGTGCCCAATGTGGACAGCACATGTCCCCAATGGGTCTTCCTTACAAGATGTCATGATGCGCTTCAGTGAGAAACTTGACACCATTAGGCCCTTAGATAAAGGCCAGCCTCACGTGGCTGAGAAGCCGCAGGCTCCTTGTGTCCCTGCAAGCCAGAAGCCTCACTTTCGTGCAGACACACATCTAACGGAGATCATCACGACTGTCTTGCACACGGGCAGCGCAAGTGACTACAATCTCAGTGAACTGTTCAATCGCCAGGACAGCAAAGAGTCCATATCTCCCAATACCCGCTCCCGACGTCGCCAAGAAGTACTCGCAGCCATAGCCAAACCTCCTACGGATGCATCCGCCCGAAGACAAACTCTGAACATTAAACGTGAGCTTGCACAGTATTACAACCGAAGGAAGGTGTTACCTTCAAAGTGCGCAGGACGGAAAAATGGGTGTCATAGCAAGTCTTTGGATGCAGGTGAAACACAAGGGAAAATGGCAACTGAAGAACTCCAGCTGAGCAAAGCACAGGAGATGGAAAGAGAAATAACTATGAATAAAAGTGACAACGGGGGTGTTAATGTAGACCCTTGTTCGCTGGATCCAAAGATGCTGTCAAAAGAAAGAGACTCTGACAGAAGCAAGGCATCTGATTTGGAGGAGAAAGGAGTCACGCACGTGGAGTCGAGACGATCCAGGAGAAACATAGTTCCTCCGCAGCGCTTCTCCTCTTATGTCACAGAGCCTAGAAAGATGTTCTTTGTTGCATGTTTTTCTGAAAACATCTTTAATCAGCGAGCACGGGAGGACAATTGTTTGACTCCACCTTCCTCGGATAAGAATATGTATTCCACAGTCACCGTGTCTGGACCTCAAAACGTCAGTCATTGCTCGCAAGTAAACCAACAGTATGTTGCATTCTGTTCAAAGTCAGACTCTCAAATTCCCAAACCTCTCGAAACGCTCCACGGTAAAAGAAAGGCCCAAACACAGAGCCCAGATGGTCAGACTGACGGCTGCGACTCAAGCGTCAGAAAACTCAGAACTTCTCCAAGAAGACAAAAGATCGCAAAGACAGAGTCCCCGGACATGGACCTTAACATCAGCACAGTTTGTGAGAACTCCGCTACCTCTCCAGTCCAGTACACCAGTCCAATCAAGCTCATGCTTGTGTCGcctgtgaaagacaaagaaggttTGAAATACAGTCTGAAAACAGCACCTTCAGGTTTAGATGAGCATCCTCAGGAACCATTTGATCCTTGTGTGGAATCTTCATGGTCTGGGACAGCGCTGAAGTCCACTGACGCCAGTACTCATTTGGAACCTGTTTCCTCTGCGCTGAAGTCAACTACTTTGCGTAAAATATCGAGTTCTCCATCAAAGTCACCAGTTAAGTCAAATTCAACATCCTCACCCGTCAAGtctccctcttcctctgtcAGTTCAGGTTCTTCACCAGCAAAGTTGCCTCTTTCACCGAAGTCTGTTTCACCCAAAACAGTCTCTAGGAGATCACCTGACCTTTCACCAGCAAGGCGTCTCCATGAAACTTCGCCGGGTAAATCTGGCCATGACTCCACCCCCAAGAGACGTCGGGGTCGACCAAAGAAGTTCCGAGCGCAGCTCGAAACAAAAATCAAGAGACCCATTGGTCGACCACGAAAGCAGAAGGCGTCGGAATCAGCGACTGCTCCACCGACGCTTGACAAAAACAATTTGCACGATGATCCGTTAAACAAGAACCTGAAGATCACTGTGGTCTATGGCCGCTCCAGGAGAAACAAGAGGACCGTGTCTGAGAGCTTTGACCCAATACAAATGGAATTTAAAGATGTCTGCCAGGCAGGAACGCGAAGTTCTAGCCGTTTCTCCTCTGCTTCATTGAAGTTGTCGGAGAACCTCATCAACACAGAGCAGTCCATAGGGCCTTTAATGCAGAGCACTAATGTCAAATGCCCCAAACATTGCGATGCTCAACCAGCCAGAAAACCAGGCAGACCTGCTAAAGTCAAAATCTCTGGGATTTCTGTCACTGTTGCCACCATGTCTCCCAAGCAGCGTAAAATCAAAATGAAGAAAGAGTCCAGGGAGTCTCCCGCAGCAGTAAGGCAGAAGAGAGCAACAGCATTTAGATCAACCAAAGACTCCTGCTTAACCGCCAGGCAGTCAAGGCGTGGTCCCCCTCAGGAGGAGGCAGAAATGCGAGACAAGAataaagacagacagaagaacAGGTCTGCACCAGTACGTTACTCAAAGAGAGTAAGAAAGCCCTCCATTTACTTCCTTCACGCTGTCGCAAGTGCCAGCTCGAGGTCGCACAGCCACAGTAACGCTCTCCTACGACGCTCCAAGCAGCTTTTGCTCAACAAGGCAAGCAGTGAAATGAAGCAGGAAGAGCAACGAGTTTGTGTGGAAGATGAGCGGCGAGGACAGAAAAAGAGCTCATCTCAGAACGTCAGTAAAATGGCTGAGGTGTCTGTAGACTCAATATTTACCCAGAGAAACCCGCCACGGTGGTGGGCATCTTCCACTGAAGAGATGGCTTTGAACCAAGAGCTCATACAACAAATACAACTCATTTCTGGCAGCTGGGTCTCCATGAAATCTACCAacgaaaaaggaaaagaaatgaAGACTAAAGCGAGCACCGACGGAGACGGTTCGCTCGAACACTCGTATCTGGTTAAAGCCCTTTTTGACTGCCCGAGAGATAAACCGTGGTCTTGTAGCACACAGCAGCTTCGCTCCTGGTTCATGCAAACGACAGAAACAAAGTCCCTAAACATTATCAAGAAGGCCAGCTCTCGTAATCCGTACGAAGTGATGCACTTTTCTCGTCCCGTTAGTAAGAAGAGCTCTTGCAGCAGTCCCCAAGCAGAGCGGCTGCGCAAGCATGTCAAGAAATTTGCCAGGGCTGTGCCCCAAAGTCCGTCGCAGCACCGCGCCGCCCTAAGAAGACAGGACGTTAGGAGGAAGATATCGACTTTAAAACACAATGTCAGGCGAAGACTTTTCTCTCACAAGCGTCAGACACAAGGGGCCAAGAGGGAGGTCAGAGGGGGGAATTACCTGATGGTACTATCCAGGGCGAAGAAGAGGTTCCAAACTCGTGATGAAAGGAAAGTCTGGCTAAAGAGGCAGAGAAACAACAAACGCAAAAAGGTGGTGACGCTCAAGGTGGAGGCGGGAAGACTGATGCACAGACGAAATAGGAGCCAAACTCAGGAGCAGGTAGATGCACATAAAGAGCCAAAACATTGCACTAAAGCCTGGAGTCCTGAGACACTGAAGGATTGCCGCGTCTTTCTGAAAAAGATTGACCTTGCTCACCACCGAACACCTGAGCGACCCGACTCCAGTactgtgacactggatgacCGAAGTCGCGTGGGAGGGGTCAAagctgtgaaaagaaaaaggatGACGACAAGGAGTGCCCGAAAATCCGCCCTGGAACGCGACAAAAGGCCAGCAACACGGCAAAAAGGCAAATCTCGAAGTCCCAAGGTTGGATCTCCTGAACCACCACCAGCCAAAATGATGAGACAATCGAGGATGAGGGGCCTAACCGGACCCAGATGGTGCGACTTTGTCTTTGGTAACTATCCAAACTCTTGA
- the LOC128754481 gene encoding ligand-dependent nuclear receptor corepressor-like protein isoform X5 yields MAAVQCSRCTAERRGFRRELDSWRYKLIHCVGFESILEGIYGSMLMRDLNLFDDCEPEELDDWSPESSVSHCTFCNLPIDRDQVPSAVSPLSSPSDYSPCQPPTISESSQRAHRFLQSVFHKKDVNIGGDSSIPLIAQELMKKMIHKFALEYASKCLLDTSASVVTAGESLPSPETIDGPLDLTVSRVQVVKEKEPEPDGVLDLSKRNAVQAATAASNDKSSGRQCRQKDYIERSWELSESLLSKALKDIRSGKLQVQRASLLYGIPLATLKQGLDSRLEQRPGNLLKVAPGYREFKEDSPSFHAMSSMLGGDARLVLQKVAAWAEQAEIGGDAEENRDLFLSSPPVKFYQPSGLQKNLSHTFAQLRDALQLSPSPTSPSLEHPTSLRIPQVRSASDHTRSFQADSDNKAESLRFPTVDGESSFPAKSSAPFKLRPPFLTQGCTGSANQSPQRVGQRTFSLDDSEDGATRDKDKQPRKKRGRYRQYDHELMEEAISMVMGGRMSVSKAQGVYGVPHSTLEYKVKERTGTLKNPPKKKSANFALSNSSGSGSNTSSANSGTFSAAAANRL; encoded by the exons ATGGCGGCCGTGCAGTGCTCCAGATGCACGGCAGAAAGGAGAGGGTTTCGGCGAGAACTTGACTCGTGGCGATACAAATTGATCCATTGCGTTG gGTTTGAAAGTATTCTGGAGGGAATATATGGCTCAATGCTAATGAGAGATCTTAATTTATTCGATG ACTGTGAACCTGAAGAACTGGATGATTGGTCCCCAGAGTCGAGTGTCTCTCACTGCACATTCTGCAACCTTCCCATAGACAGA GATCAAGTACCCTCAGCCGTCTCACCCCTCTCATCCCCATCTGATTACTCTCCTTGTCAACCTCCAACAATCTCTGAAAGCAGCCAAAGAGCTCACAGGTTTCTTCAGTCTGTGTTCCACAAGAAAG ATGTGAACATTGGCGGCGATTCCTCCATTCCACTGATTGCCCAAGAACTCATGAAGAAGATGATACACAAATTTGCTCTGGAATATGCGTCCAAGTGCCTGCTAGACACAAGTGCAAGTGTTGTGACAGCAGGAGAGTCATTGCCTTCACCTGAAACAATTGATGGACCTCTGGATCTCACCGTTAGTCGCGTCCAAGTAGTGAAGGAAAAAGAACCTGAACCAG ATGGTGTACTTGACCTCTCCAAAAGAAATGCAGTCcaggcagcaacagcagcgtCTAATGATAAAAGCTCAGG GAGGCAGTGCAGGCAGAAGGACTACATTGAGAGGAGCTGGGAGCTGTCAGAGAGCCTGCTGTCGAAGGCCTTGAAAGATATTcgttcagggaagcttcaggtgCAGCGTGCATCCTTGCTTTATGGAATACCTCTAGCCACTCTAAAGCAGGGTCTAGACAGCCGACTGGAGCAAAGACCAGGGAATTTACTGAAAGTTGCCCCTGGATATAGGGAGTTCAAGGAAGATTCGCCATCATTTCATGCCATGTCATCGATGCTTGGTGGAGACGCCCGCCTCGTTCTACAGAAAGTGGCTGCATGGGCTGAGCAGGCAGAAATTGGTGGGGATGCAGAGGAGAACAGGGACCTGTTTTTGTCGTCCCCACCTGTGAAATTTTATCAGCCAAGTGGTTTGCAAAAAAACCTGTCTCACACCTTTGCCCAGCTCAGGGATGCACTCCAACTTTCTCCAAGCCCTACAAGCCCTAGTCTGGAGCACCCCACGTCCCTACGTATTCCTCAGGTCCGTTCCGCCTCTGACCACACCAGGTCTTTCCAAGCTGACAGCGACAACAAGGCTGAAAGCCTGCGGTTCCCAACAGTAGACGGCGAGTCCAGTTTTCCTGCCAAATCCTCAGCGCCATTCAAACTCAGACCTCCTTTCCTGACACAAGGATGTACAGGAAGTGCCAACCAGTCACCTCAACGCGTGGGACAGCGCACATTCTCTCTGGATGATTCAGAAGATGGCGCAACCCGCGATAAAGACAAGCAACCGAGAAAAAAGCGGGGAAGATACCGCCAGTATGACCATGAACTGATGGAAGAGGCCATTTCTATGGTGATGGGAGGCCGAATGAGTGTGTCCAAGGCCCAGGGCGTGTATGGAGTGCCCCATAGCACACTGGAATATAAAGTCAAAGAGCGTACTGGGACTCTGAAGAACCCACCCAAAAAGAAATCTGCCAACTTTGCTTTGTCTAACTCCTCTGGTTCTGGTTCAAACACCAGTTCAGCTAACTCAGGGAccttctcagctgctgctgcgaaCAGGTTGTAG